The Papaver somniferum cultivar HN1 chromosome 3, ASM357369v1, whole genome shotgun sequence genome includes a region encoding these proteins:
- the LOC113356014 gene encoding putative 12-oxophytodienoate reductase 11 encodes MEAKERQDNAMERIPLMNPYKMGKFQLSHRVVLAPLGRLRSYDYLPQPHAILYYSQRTTDGGFLISEATAISETSLGYPRTPGIWTKEQVEAWKPIVKAVHEKGGIFFCQLWHVGRVSSNDYQPNRQAPISSTDKGVKAGNARAESGDCMPPRRLSVDEIPQVINDYRLSATNAIEAGFDGVEIHGAHGYLIDQFMKDQVNDRTDEYGGSIEKRCRFALEVVEAVVKEIGADRVGMRLSPFANYMDSADSNPNSLGIYMAESLNKYEIAYLHVVEPRMITIEDNSKTPYSLLPMRQAFKRSFIVAGAYDRKEGNKAIKENHTDLVAFGRLFLANPDLPRRFELDAPLNKYNRATFAIPDPVVGYTDYPFLDQAVL; translated from the exons ATGGAAGCAAAAGAAAGGCAAGATAATGCAATGGAGAGAATACCTCTAATGAATCCATACAAGATGGGAAAGTTTCAGCTTTCTCACAGGGTTGTATTGGCACCGTTAGGAAGGTTAAGATCTTACGATTACCTTCCGCAACCACATGCCATCTTGTACTACTCTCAACGAACCACAGATGGTGGATTTCTCATTTCAGAAGCCACTGCAATATCCGAAACTTCCCTCGG GTATCCTAGAACGCCTGGAATTTGGACCAAGGAACAAGTGGAAGCATGGAAACCAATTGTGAAAGCCGTCCATGAAAAGGGTGGAATATTTTTCTGCCAGCTATGGCATGTGGGAAGGGTTTCGTCTAATG ATTATCAGCCAAATAGACAAGCTCCAATTTCTTCTACTGACAAGGGAGTAAAAGCTGGAAATGCTCGAGCGGAATCAGGGGATTGTATGCCTCCTCGGAGACTAAGTGTCGATGAAATCCCACAAGTTATCAATGATTATAGACTTTCTGCAACGAATGCAATTGAAGCTG GTTTTGATGGAGTTGAGATTCATGGTGCACATGGATACCTTATTGATCAATTCATGAAGGACCAAGTCAATGACCGAACAGATGAGTACGGTGGGAGCATAGAAAAGCGTTGTCGTTTCGCTCTAGAAGTCGTCGAAGCTGTTGTCAAAGAAATCGGAGCAGATAGAGTTGGCATGAGACTTTCTCCATTTGCTAATTACATGGACTCAGCAGATTCAAACCCGAATTCCCTTGGCATTTACATGGCTGAATCATTGAACAAGTATGAAATTGCATATCTTCATGTGGTTGAGCCAAGGATGATTAccattgaagataattcaaaaactCCTTACAGTCTTCTACCCATGAGACAGGCTTTTAAGAGATCTTTCATTGTTGCTGGAGCTTATGACAGGAAAGAAGGTAACAAGGCAATCAAAGAAAACCATACTGATCTTGTTGCTTTTGGACGCTTGTTCTTAGCAAATCCTGATTTACCTAGACGGTTTGAGCTTGATGCACCTCTTAACAAGTACAACAGGGCTACATTTGCAATACCTGATCCAGTTGTTGGCTATACTGATTACCCGTTCCTAGATCAAGCTGTTCTTTAA